From the genome of Argentina anserina chromosome 4, drPotAnse1.1, whole genome shotgun sequence, one region includes:
- the LOC126791566 gene encoding stress-response A/B barrel domain-containing protein HS1, with protein sequence MEEAKGVVKHVLLAKFKDGVSESDIDQLIKGYANLVNLIDPMESFHWGKDVSIENLHQGFTHIFESSFNSTDAVAEYIAHPAHVEYANLFLSSLEKVIVFDYKPTTVRI encoded by the exons atggaggaAGCCAAAGGAGTGGTGAAGCATGTATTACTTGCCAAGTTCAAAGATGGAGTCTCTGAGTCTGACATTGATCAACTCATCAAAGGCTATGCCAACCTCGTCAATCTCATTGATCCCATGGAGTCCTTCCACTG GGGGAAGGACGTGAGCATTGAGAACTTGCATCAAGGTTTCACTCATATCTTCGAGTCCAGCTTTAACAGTACTGATGCTGTTGCAGAGTATATAGCTCATCCTGCCCATGTTGAGTACGCTAACTTGTTCCTTTCCAGTTTGGAAAAAGTCATTGTGTTTGACTACAAACCAACCACAGTTCGTATCTGA
- the LOC126792314 gene encoding pectinesterase inhibitor has translation MVVSSFSIVSVVLMPFLVLMSAIPSYAFTINKDICSNTKVLSRSFCSQFLGSNPVVIKSLLHSLAEATIYVASSNATSTSQQITKWQNQTNDPQLKNAMNQCLTPYNEAIADLKQAKEKLRSGDYVALERAAVDAAIKFHACDEKFEDTPPDTSPLGSTSSELTAISSILIAVFEILAKSYK, from the coding sequence ATGGtggtttcttctttctctatAGTTTCTGTTGTACTAATGCCTTTCCTAGTTCTGATGAGTGCTATTCCCTCCTATGCCTTTACTATAAACAAGGATATTTGCTCCAACACCAAGGTCTTGAGTCGCTCATTTTGCTCGCAATTTCTTGGTTCTAATCCGGTTGTGATCAAGTCCCTCCTTCATAGCCTTGCCGAGGCCACTATATATGTTGCATCTTCGAACGCTACGAGTACCAGCCAGCAGATAACCAAGTGGCAGAACCAAACAAACGATCCTCAACTGAAGAATGCAATGAATCAGTGTCTGACTCCGTACAATGAGGCCATTGCTGATCTGAAGCAAGCCAAAGAGAAGCTCAGGTCTGGTGACTATGTTGCACTAGAACGTGCAGCAGTTGATGCTGCTATAAAGTTTCATGCATGCGATGAGAAATTTGAAGACACGCCACCGGATACATCGCCATTGGGAAGTACTAGTAGTGAATTGACTGCTATCTCTAGCATCCTTATAGCTGTTTTTGAAATTCTGGCAAAATCATATAAATGA